A single region of the Halorussus gelatinilyticus genome encodes:
- the hemC gene encoding hydroxymethylbilane synthase: protein MSNHGTEIRLATRGSDLALRQAGEVKTALEDRRFSVELVEVETTGDEIQDELIHRLGKTGAFVRSLDEKVMNGELDGAIHSMKDMPTESPEELVVAAIPERASANDVLVTPDGKELDELPEGATVGTSSLRRKAQLLHRRPDLNVEPLRGNVDTRAEKLLAPALQDEHERRTEAEKEKQSDKAMAQKGHKKEYEGEFDRTVEEWFNDLAEIERRALEREVETEFEAIVLAQAGLERSGLAHHLDYVELPKGEFVPAPGQGALAVTALDGDLAGDLNAVLDHPRTRVETTVERTILAELGGGCVAPMGVHGLIQGENVHVDVQVFSQDGTEIVEVSRDVPVENHVSAAKDLAGDLAARGADDLIAAAKRDETPDAKREAEK from the coding sequence ATGAGCAACCACGGCACAGAGATACGCCTCGCCACGCGGGGGTCGGACCTCGCGCTCCGGCAGGCGGGCGAAGTGAAGACGGCGCTGGAGGACCGGCGGTTCTCGGTCGAACTGGTCGAAGTCGAGACCACCGGCGACGAGATTCAGGACGAACTCATCCACCGACTCGGCAAGACGGGCGCGTTCGTCCGGAGCTTGGACGAGAAGGTGATGAACGGGGAGTTGGACGGCGCGATTCACTCGATGAAGGACATGCCGACCGAGAGCCCCGAGGAGTTGGTCGTCGCGGCCATCCCCGAGCGCGCGAGCGCTAACGACGTACTCGTCACGCCCGACGGGAAGGAACTGGACGAACTCCCGGAGGGCGCGACGGTCGGGACCTCCAGTCTGCGGCGGAAGGCCCAACTGCTCCACCGCCGACCCGACCTGAACGTCGAGCCGCTCCGGGGGAACGTGGACACGCGCGCCGAGAAGTTGCTCGCGCCCGCGCTCCAAGACGAACACGAGCGCCGGACCGAGGCCGAGAAGGAGAAGCAGTCGGACAAGGCGATGGCCCAGAAGGGCCACAAGAAGGAGTACGAGGGCGAGTTCGACAGGACCGTCGAGGAGTGGTTCAACGACCTCGCGGAGATAGAGCGCCGGGCGCTGGAGCGAGAAGTCGAGACCGAATTCGAGGCCATCGTCCTCGCGCAGGCCGGACTGGAGCGGAGCGGTCTCGCGCACCACCTCGACTACGTGGAACTGCCGAAGGGCGAGTTCGTGCCCGCGCCGGGGCAGGGCGCGCTCGCGGTGACGGCGCTCGACGGCGACCTCGCGGGCGACCTGAACGCGGTGCTGGACCACCCGCGGACGCGGGTCGAGACGACCGTCGAGCGCACCATCCTCGCCGAGTTGGGCGGGGGTTGCGTCGCGCCGATGGGCGTCCACGGCCTGATTCAGGGCGAGAACGTCCACGTGGACGTGCAGGTCTTCTCCCAAGACGGGACGGAAATCGTGGAGGTCAGCCGCGACGTGCCCGTCGAGAATCACGTCTCGGCCGCGAAGGACCTCGCCGGCGACCTCGCCGCGAGGGGGGCCGACGACCTGATCGCGGCCGCGAAACGCGACGAAACGCCCGACGCCAAGCGCGAAGCCGAAAAATGA
- the hemL gene encoding glutamate-1-semialdehyde 2,1-aminomutase: MHDANSRELYDRALSVLPGGVNSPVRAVRPYPFFVERGDGAHVVDADGNKFIDYVMGYGPLLLGHDLPQEVESRIQSQLSDGPMYGAPAEVEVELAEFIARHVQSVEMLRFVNSGTEATTSAVRLARGYTGRDKVVVMQGGYHGAQESTLVEGKSGGTGTPSSAGIPQSFAEETITVPFNDERAVREVFEARGDEIAAVLTEPILGNCASVGPVEEYLDSLRETTEEHGALLIFDEVMTGFRVGGLQCAQGKFGVTPDLTTFAKVIGGGFPVGAVGGPAEIMESFTPTGDVFQAGTYSGHPLSLTAGLEMLRYAAENDVYDYLADLGDQLRSGLTDVLEDRAPEYTVTGYDSMFKVVFTRDGPRDRSGQCEAGCRQDPDCPRFDYCPKNKADVAAAETERWERLFWPAMRDEGVFLTANQYESQFLSYAHTEEDVEETLEAYKSAL; the protein is encoded by the coding sequence ATGCACGACGCCAACTCCCGCGAGTTGTACGACCGGGCGCTCTCGGTCCTGCCCGGCGGGGTCAACTCCCCGGTTCGGGCCGTCAGACCCTACCCCTTCTTCGTCGAGCGCGGCGACGGCGCGCACGTCGTCGATGCCGACGGGAACAAGTTCATCGACTACGTGATGGGCTACGGTCCCCTGCTTCTGGGCCACGACCTACCACAGGAAGTCGAGTCCCGGATTCAGTCCCAGCTCTCGGACGGGCCGATGTACGGCGCGCCCGCCGAGGTCGAGGTCGAACTCGCGGAGTTCATCGCGCGCCACGTCCAGAGCGTCGAGATGCTCCGGTTCGTCAACTCGGGCACCGAGGCGACCACCTCCGCGGTCCGCCTCGCGCGGGGCTACACCGGCCGGGACAAGGTGGTCGTGATGCAGGGCGGCTACCACGGTGCCCAGGAATCGACGCTCGTGGAGGGGAAGTCGGGCGGCACCGGAACGCCGAGTTCGGCCGGGATTCCCCAATCTTTCGCCGAGGAGACTATCACCGTCCCGTTCAACGACGAGCGGGCCGTCCGCGAGGTGTTCGAGGCCCGCGGCGACGAAATCGCGGCGGTCCTGACCGAACCGATTCTGGGCAACTGCGCGTCGGTCGGTCCGGTCGAGGAGTACCTCGATAGCCTGCGCGAAACCACCGAGGAACACGGCGCGCTCCTAATTTTCGACGAGGTGATGACCGGGTTCCGGGTCGGCGGTCTCCAGTGCGCCCAAGGCAAGTTCGGCGTCACGCCCGACCTGACGACGTTCGCCAAGGTCATCGGCGGCGGCTTCCCGGTGGGAGCCGTCGGCGGACCCGCCGAAATCATGGAGTCGTTCACGCCGACCGGCGACGTGTTCCAAGCGGGCACCTACTCGGGCCACCCGCTCTCGCTGACCGCGGGGCTGGAGATGCTTCGCTACGCCGCCGAAAACGACGTGTACGACTACCTCGCGGACCTCGGCGACCAGTTGCGCTCGGGGCTGACGGACGTCCTCGAAGACCGCGCCCCGGAGTACACGGTCACGGGCTACGACAGCATGTTCAAGGTCGTCTTCACGCGCGACGGTCCGCGGGACCGCTCGGGGCAGTGCGAAGCCGGATGCCGACAGGACCCCGACTGCCCCCGGTTCGACTACTGCCCGAAGAACAAGGCCGACGTGGCTGCCGCCGAGACCGAGCGGTGGGAACGGCTGTTCTGGCCCGCGATGCGCGACGAGGGCGTCTTCCTCACCGCCAACCAGTACGAGTCGCAGTTCCTCAGCTACGCCCACACCGAGGAGGACGTCGAGGAGACGCTGGAAGCGTACAAGTCGGCGCTGTAG
- a CDS encoding single-stranded-DNA-specific exonuclease RecJ — protein MASAGPVPALADRAALCADRLRDADEVLLASHIDADGLTSAAIASSALERAGIPFETVFSKQLDAEEVAAIAATDYETVLFTDFGSGQLDVISDHEAAGDFTPVIADHHQPADSDTEFHLNPLLFDVDGSSELSGAGAAYVLARALEPRGTDNRDLAGLAVVGAVGDMQTTDGELVGANQNIVAEGEEAGVVESRTDLAMYGKQTRPLPKMLEYSSDTRIPGITNNENGVLRFLDGLDVALKDDDGEWRCWVDLTESERSTVSNALIQRALSKGVAPDKIDRLVGTAYTLTDEPEGTELRDVSEFSTLLNATARYERADVGLAVCLGNRDGALDCARELLRNHRRNLSEGLQLVKREGVIREENVQWFHAEDRIRETIVGIVAGMAVGSEGIDRGTPIVAFAEKTDESDGDDESGANGDENQVTEVKVSARGTPALTRRGLDLSVVMREASQAVGGDGGGHNVAAGATVPKGTEEEFVALADELVGEQLG, from the coding sequence ATGGCTTCCGCTGGTCCCGTTCCCGCCCTCGCCGACCGCGCCGCTCTATGCGCCGACCGACTGCGGGACGCCGACGAGGTGTTGCTCGCGTCCCACATCGACGCCGACGGCCTGACGAGCGCCGCGATAGCGTCCTCGGCGCTCGAACGCGCGGGCATCCCGTTCGAGACCGTCTTCAGCAAGCAGTTGGACGCCGAGGAGGTCGCCGCCATCGCGGCGACCGACTACGAGACGGTGCTGTTCACCGACTTCGGGAGCGGCCAGTTGGACGTTATCTCGGACCACGAAGCGGCGGGCGATTTCACGCCGGTCATCGCCGACCACCACCAGCCGGCCGACTCGGACACCGAGTTCCACCTGAATCCGCTTCTATTCGACGTAGACGGTTCGTCGGAGCTATCGGGCGCTGGCGCGGCGTACGTCCTCGCACGCGCGTTGGAACCGAGAGGCACCGACAACCGCGACTTGGCCGGACTCGCGGTCGTGGGCGCGGTCGGCGACATGCAGACCACCGACGGCGAGTTGGTCGGCGCGAATCAAAACATCGTCGCGGAGGGCGAGGAAGCGGGCGTCGTGGAGTCCCGAACCGACTTGGCGATGTACGGCAAGCAGACCCGGCCGCTCCCGAAGATGCTGGAGTACTCCAGTGACACCCGGATTCCCGGCATCACGAACAACGAGAACGGCGTCCTCCGGTTCTTGGACGGACTCGACGTCGCGCTCAAGGACGACGACGGCGAGTGGCGCTGTTGGGTGGACCTGACCGAGAGCGAGCGGAGTACCGTCTCGAACGCGCTCATCCAGCGCGCCCTCTCGAAGGGGGTCGCTCCCGACAAAATCGACCGACTCGTCGGCACGGCCTACACGCTCACCGACGAACCCGAGGGGACCGAACTCCGGGACGTGAGCGAGTTCTCGACGCTGTTGAACGCGACGGCCAGATACGAGCGCGCCGACGTGGGACTCGCAGTGTGTCTGGGCAACCGCGACGGCGCGCTCGACTGCGCCAGAGAACTCCTACGGAATCACCGCCGCAACCTCTCGGAGGGACTCCAACTCGTCAAGCGCGAGGGCGTCATCAGGGAGGAGAACGTCCAGTGGTTCCACGCCGAGGACCGCATCCGCGAGACCATCGTCGGCATCGTCGCCGGGATGGCGGTCGGTTCCGAGGGAATCGACCGCGGGACGCCCATCGTCGCCTTCGCCGAGAAGACCGACGAGAGCGACGGCGACGACGAGAGCGGCGCAAACGGTGACGAGAACCAAGTGACCGAGGTCAAGGTCTCGGCGCGCGGCACGCCCGCCCTCACCCGACGAGGACTCGACCTCTCGGTCGTGATGCGCGAGGCCTCCCAAGCCGTCGGCGGCGACGGCGGCGGCCACAACGTCGCCGCGGGCGCGACGGTGCCGAAGGGGACCGAAGAGGAGTTCGTCGCGCTGGCCGACGAATTGGTCGGCGAGCAGTTGGGCTAA
- the hemB gene encoding porphobilinogen synthase encodes MNFTDRPRRLRRDGIREMVSETDVQASDLIAPVFVDATTDVRRPIETMPGHERVPVEEAVARVEEVLETGVEAVMLFGIPESKDERGTRAWADDGVVQEATRRVTSETDAYVITDVCLCEYTSHGHCGVLEDGASEGDVRLTVRNDETLDLLGKIATSHAEAGADMVAPSGMMDGMVGAIRESLDGAGYPDVPVMSYAAKYESAFYGPFRDAADGAPAFGDRRHYQMDPANRREALREVRLDVEQGADVLMVKPALPYLDIVRDLREEFDHPVAAYNVSGEYAMLHAASEKGWLDLEEVALESLVSIKRAGADLILTYFAEDVAEEL; translated from the coding sequence ATGAACTTCACCGACCGGCCCCGTCGCCTCCGGCGGGACGGAATCCGCGAGATGGTCAGCGAGACCGACGTGCAGGCTTCGGACCTCATCGCGCCCGTCTTCGTGGACGCGACGACCGACGTACGACGCCCCATCGAGACGATGCCCGGCCACGAGCGCGTCCCGGTCGAGGAGGCGGTCGCGCGCGTCGAGGAGGTACTCGAAACCGGGGTCGAGGCGGTCATGCTCTTCGGAATCCCCGAGTCGAAGGACGAGCGCGGGACTCGCGCGTGGGCCGACGACGGCGTGGTGCAGGAGGCGACCCGGCGCGTCACGAGCGAGACCGACGCCTACGTGATTACCGACGTGTGCCTCTGCGAGTACACGAGTCACGGCCACTGCGGGGTGCTGGAAGACGGTGCGAGCGAGGGCGACGTTCGCCTGACGGTACGCAACGACGAGACCCTCGACCTGCTCGGGAAGATTGCGACCTCGCACGCCGAGGCCGGCGCGGACATGGTCGCGCCCTCGGGGATGATGGACGGGATGGTGGGCGCGATTCGGGAGTCGCTCGACGGCGCGGGCTACCCGGACGTGCCCGTCATGAGCTACGCCGCGAAGTACGAGTCGGCGTTCTACGGCCCCTTCCGCGACGCCGCCGACGGCGCGCCCGCCTTCGGCGACCGGCGACACTACCAGATGGACCCGGCGAACCGACGGGAGGCCCTGCGCGAGGTCCGCCTCGACGTGGAACAGGGCGCGGACGTGCTGATGGTCAAGCCCGCGCTGCCCTACCTCGACATCGTGCGCGACCTCCGCGAGGAGTTCGACCACCCCGTCGCGGCGTACAACGTCAGCGGGGAGTACGCGATGCTCCACGCCGCCAGCGAGAAGGGGTGGCTCGACCTGGAGGAGGTCGCGCTGGAGTCGCTGGTGTCCATCAAGCGAGCGGGCGCGGACCTGATTCTGACGTATTTTGCGGAGGACGTGGCCGAGGAGTTGTAA
- a CDS encoding ammonium transporter encodes MLDAPLQVDPSSIASGVNDVWVLTVTFLIFFMHAGFAMLEAGQVRSKNVANQLTKNMLTWSVGVVVYFFVGAGLSNVVGGVPDSFAYVGGGSDAWIGWLFGAVFAMTAATIVSGAVAGRAKLRAYVTYTVLLSAVIYPVVVGFTWAGGFLTTVGPGFQDFAGGVVVHGMGGIAGLTAAWILGPRMDRYGDDGSVNVIPGHSITFAVLGTLILCFGWYGFNVGTAASVFVVENGTLALGAFADTVGRVALTTTLGMAAGAIGASAVSLVKTEKVDTLYVANGMLAGLVGITSNTNAITWVGALVVGLVAGGQLPVVFEFVEKKLKIDDVCAVFPVHGSAGVLGALLFPFFAVPGYGVSFVAQAVGVAVIALWTVAGTGLVFGVLKLLGQARVSAEHEREGLDITEHGVDTYPEFGGPDVEGSAVRTDGAGLRADGAGDRPNAGRIKMVTAVVRPDRLSNVKTALAQVGAPSLTVTNVSGRGSQPAKTGQWRGEEYTVDLHQKVKVECVVADVPADEVVEAVREAADTGEPGDGKIFVVPVEDACQVRTGVRGPEAV; translated from the coding sequence ATGCTAGACGCGCCCCTGCAGGTGGACCCCAGTTCGATAGCCAGCGGCGTCAACGACGTCTGGGTCCTGACCGTGACCTTCCTCATCTTCTTCATGCACGCGGGCTTCGCGATGCTGGAGGCGGGGCAGGTCCGGTCGAAGAACGTCGCCAACCAGTTGACGAAGAACATGCTGACGTGGAGCGTCGGCGTCGTCGTCTACTTCTTCGTCGGGGCGGGCCTCTCGAACGTGGTCGGCGGCGTGCCCGACTCCTTCGCGTACGTCGGGGGCGGCTCCGACGCGTGGATCGGCTGGCTATTCGGCGCGGTGTTCGCCATGACCGCGGCGACCATCGTCTCCGGCGCGGTCGCGGGCCGGGCGAAGCTCCGGGCCTACGTGACCTACACCGTCCTGCTCTCGGCGGTCATCTACCCGGTCGTCGTCGGCTTCACGTGGGCCGGCGGCTTCCTGACGACCGTCGGACCGGGCTTTCAGGACTTCGCGGGCGGCGTCGTCGTCCACGGGATGGGCGGCATCGCGGGCCTGACCGCGGCGTGGATTCTCGGCCCGCGGATGGACCGCTACGGCGACGACGGCTCGGTCAACGTCATCCCCGGCCACTCCATCACCTTCGCGGTGTTGGGGACGCTCATCCTCTGTTTCGGCTGGTACGGCTTCAACGTCGGCACGGCCGCGAGCGTCTTCGTGGTCGAGAACGGCACGCTCGCGCTCGGCGCGTTCGCCGACACGGTCGGCCGGGTCGCGCTGACGACCACGCTCGGGATGGCCGCGGGCGCAATCGGCGCGAGCGCGGTCTCGCTGGTCAAGACCGAGAAGGTAGACACTCTGTACGTCGCCAACGGGATGCTCGCGGGGCTGGTCGGCATCACGAGCAACACGAACGCGATTACGTGGGTCGGCGCGCTGGTCGTCGGTCTCGTCGCCGGCGGACAGCTCCCGGTCGTCTTCGAGTTCGTCGAGAAGAAGCTAAAGATAGACGACGTGTGCGCGGTCTTCCCGGTCCACGGTTCGGCGGGGGTCCTCGGGGCGCTGTTGTTCCCCTTCTTCGCCGTGCCGGGCTACGGGGTCAGCTTCGTCGCGCAGGCCGTCGGCGTCGCCGTCATCGCGCTGTGGACCGTCGCCGGGACGGGCCTCGTCTTCGGCGTCCTGAAGCTACTGGGACAGGCCCGCGTCAGCGCCGAACACGAGCGCGAGGGTCTCGACATCACGGAACACGGCGTGGACACTTACCCCGAGTTCGGCGGTCCCGACGTGGAGGGGAGCGCAGTGCGGACCGACGGTGCCGGACTGCGGGCCGACGGCGCGGGCGACCGACCCAACGCGGGGAGAATCAAGATGGTCACGGCCGTCGTCCGGCCCGACCGTCTCAGCAACGTCAAGACGGCCTTGGCGCAGGTCGGCGCGCCGAGTCTCACGGTGACGAACGTCTCGGGGCGCGGGAGCCAACCCGCCAAGACCGGCCAGTGGCGCGGCGAGGAGTACACCGTGGACCTCCACCAGAAGGTGAAAGTCGAGTGCGTCGTCGCCGACGTGCCCGCCGACGAAGTGGTGGAAGCCGTCCGCGAAGCCGCCGACACGGGCGAACCCGGCGACGGCAAGATATTCGTCGTGCCGGTCGAGGACGCCTGTCAGGTCCGGACCGGCGTTCGCGGACCGGAAGCGGTGTAG
- a CDS encoding uroporphyrinogen-III synthase — MTTHANRDVRAAVFRPDDERLAEAVELLDSLGADPVADPMLEVRPTGDAPADGEYVILTSKTGVELAADAGWEPGDATVCAIGESTADALRDAGYRVDLVPEEYSSSGLVEALDGEVEGVRVEVARSDHGSEVLTDGLRDAGAVVNETTLYELVRPATSGESAALAAEGGLDAALFTSSLTVAHFLDAAEERGVREEAIARLNDAVVGAIGEPTRETAEAEGIAVDVVPERADFEELACEAVEAAAPTYHE, encoded by the coding sequence ATGACGACGCACGCCAACCGCGACGTGCGCGCGGCCGTCTTCCGCCCGGACGACGAGCGACTCGCTGAGGCGGTCGAACTGCTGGACTCGCTCGGTGCCGACCCGGTCGCCGACCCGATGCTCGAAGTCCGACCGACCGGCGACGCGCCCGCCGACGGCGAGTACGTGATTCTGACGAGCAAGACCGGCGTGGAGTTGGCGGCCGACGCGGGGTGGGAACCGGGCGACGCCACCGTCTGCGCCATCGGCGAGAGTACCGCCGACGCGCTCCGCGACGCGGGCTATAGGGTGGACCTCGTGCCCGAGGAGTACTCCTCGTCGGGGCTGGTCGAAGCCCTCGACGGCGAGGTCGAAGGTGTGCGCGTCGAAGTCGCCCGGAGCGACCACGGGAGCGAGGTCCTGACCGACGGTCTCCGCGACGCCGGCGCGGTCGTAAATGAAACTACGCTATATGAATTAGTCCGGCCCGCAACCTCTGGCGAGTCCGCCGCGCTCGCCGCGGAGGGCGGTCTCGACGCCGCGCTGTTCACGTCCTCGCTGACGGTGGCGCACTTCTTGGACGCCGCCGAGGAGCGAGGCGTCCGCGAGGAGGCGATAGCGAGGCTGAACGACGCCGTCGTCGGCGCTATCGGCGAGCCGACCCGCGAGACGGCCGAGGCGGAGGGCATCGCGGTGGACGTGGTCCCCGAGCGAGCCGACTTCGAGGAGTTGGCCTGCGAGGCCGTCGAGGCGGCCGCGCCGACCTACCACGAGTAA
- a CDS encoding cupin domain-containing protein — protein MTDSEFRKVAVEDLPDAPNPTRHKKEVDEAVGATEFGFNVYVADPGQQLPWGEHRHPNHEELLYVVEGTIRVETPDGDYDVGTGEAFFVPPNAKQRTVSTGEGPARVIAVGAPKADDGAVIEERCPECGDETDRDYEERDGGDAYVLYCADCGAEVRRMVAGPE, from the coding sequence ATGACCGACAGCGAGTTCCGCAAAGTCGCGGTCGAAGACCTCCCCGACGCTCCCAATCCGACTCGGCACAAGAAGGAAGTCGACGAAGCGGTCGGCGCTACCGAGTTCGGGTTCAACGTCTACGTCGCCGACCCCGGACAGCAGTTGCCGTGGGGCGAACACCGGCACCCGAACCACGAAGAACTGCTGTACGTCGTCGAAGGGACGATTCGCGTCGAGACGCCCGACGGCGACTACGACGTGGGGACGGGCGAGGCGTTCTTCGTTCCGCCCAACGCCAAACAGCGCACAGTATCGACTGGCGAAGGGCCCGCACGGGTAATCGCGGTCGGCGCACCGAAGGCCGACGACGGCGCGGTCATCGAGGAGCGATGTCCGGAGTGCGGCGACGAAACCGACCGCGACTACGAAGAACGGGACGGCGGTGACGCGTACGTACTCTACTGCGCGGACTGCGGGGCCGAGGTCAGACGAATGGTCGCGGGGCCGGAGTGA
- a CDS encoding DUF5518 domain-containing protein, translating into MAERETTARTADRPPTTDARPPDDDPNTLLNAVVGAVVTVVTAPALPFAAIAGGGVAGYLQGTDLREGATVGAVSGAIATIPAFLFAWVVAGFLLIGMDPFLALSSLFAVFLFVLVAGYLVGAGAVGGALGAYLRREL; encoded by the coding sequence ATGGCCGAACGAGAGACCACCGCCCGAACCGCGGACCGCCCTCCCACGACCGACGCGCGCCCGCCCGACGACGACCCGAACACCCTGCTGAACGCCGTCGTCGGTGCCGTCGTCACCGTCGTCACCGCGCCCGCGCTCCCGTTCGCGGCCATCGCCGGCGGCGGCGTCGCGGGCTACCTGCAGGGCACCGACCTCAGAGAGGGCGCGACGGTCGGAGCCGTCTCGGGCGCGATAGCGACGATTCCGGCGTTCCTCTTCGCGTGGGTCGTCGCCGGGTTCCTGCTCATCGGGATGGACCCGTTCCTCGCGCTGTCGAGCCTCTTCGCGGTCTTCCTCTTCGTGCTGGTCGCGGGCTACCTCGTCGGTGCCGGGGCGGTCGGCGGCGCGCTCGGGGCGTACCTCCGCCGCGAACTGTGA
- a CDS encoding RNA 2'-phosphotransferase, whose product MTDAINRCPDHGFVTASETEGEESSGDETCPECGGNVERVLSGERRRRLSTFVSGALRHFPADAGLELDAQGLTDRAALEAAVGRKYDWADEDALAAVIATDPKGRFERRETASGTEVRAAYGHSVAVTLDDEGSDADDDGDVPDRLYHGTDPANLGAIRAEGLRPMDRQSVHLSGSRATAREVGRRHAPEPVVLEIDAAELVADGFGVSKRGTETYIVGRVPPEYLTVLS is encoded by the coding sequence GTGACCGACGCCATCAATCGCTGTCCGGACCACGGCTTCGTGACCGCATCCGAAACCGAGGGCGAGGAGAGTTCCGGCGACGAGACCTGCCCCGAGTGCGGAGGCAACGTCGAGCGAGTCCTCTCGGGCGAGCGCAGACGCCGCCTCTCGACGTTCGTCAGCGGTGCGCTCCGGCACTTCCCCGCGGACGCGGGTCTCGAACTCGACGCGCAGGGGTTGACCGACCGGGCCGCCCTCGAAGCGGCAGTGGGTCGGAAATACGACTGGGCCGACGAAGACGCTCTCGCGGCCGTGATTGCCACCGACCCGAAAGGCCGGTTCGAGCGCCGCGAGACGGCCTCGGGAACGGAGGTTCGGGCGGCCTACGGCCACTCGGTGGCGGTGACGCTGGACGACGAGGGAAGCGACGCGGACGACGACGGCGACGTGCCCGACCGCCTCTACCACGGGACGGACCCCGCGAATCTGGGCGCGATTCGCGCCGAGGGACTGCGGCCGATGGACCGCCAATCGGTGCATCTCTCGGGGAGTCGCGCGACCGCCCGCGAGGTCGGGCGGCGGCACGCGCCCGAGCCGGTGGTGCTGGAGATCGACGCCGCCGAGTTGGTCGCGGACGGGTTCGGAGTCTCGAAGCGAGGGACCGAGACGTACATCGTCGGGCGGGTGCCGCCGGAGTATCTGACCGTTCTTAGCTAA